One window of Pelobates fuscus isolate aPelFus1 chromosome 9, aPelFus1.pri, whole genome shotgun sequence genomic DNA carries:
- the DOLK gene encoding dolichol kinase, whose amino-acid sequence MLNKLVIAESLVVFCIVLSIHSVVWDRFSWCALALAVQAFYVQHKWDRLLQSNGAVFQYRSSANSGLLPASMIIPLLGIVTKERCKMSGNVYFERYGVVVAATGMALAYFLSIIALGITKPVPKNTCIVSGLSACAILYTMKHSLAVSEVIEVLEVLLIFVYLSMILLYLLPRCFTPGEALIILGGLSFVLNQLIKKSIGASSGRGEPADYLLLMALVALVVLGIIFSALFFFMDSSTWTSALFFYMMTAVLGLGVFVPWLQYLIKRHPIFWLFEFLVQTNTRLYLLGSWIVLVVFAYSVVLYQNYKRSTECKKLQVSTTIRKYFHFLSVAAYIPGLIYDRQLLFVACVASVSVFVLLEYVRYFRIKPLGQILRNLFSLFMDERDSGPLILSHIYLLLGMSLPLWLFPKFCSASISGPSTLLPYSGVLAVGVGDTIASICGSAFGEIRWPGSKKTFEGTTMSVFAQIIAVALILICDSSVNMSTGYIWIVGTIALVSLLEAFTTQNDNLILPLYLYIMLMA is encoded by the coding sequence ATGTTGAATAAACTAGTAATTGCGGAGTCGCTTGTAGTGTTCTGTATTGTCCTAAGCATTCACTCTGTGGTCTGGGATCGCTTTTCATGGTGTGCACTGGCCCTTGCTGTTCAAGCTTTCTACGTCCAGCACAAATGGGATCGGTTATTACAGTCAAACGGAGCAGTATTTCAGTATCGTTCATCTGCCAACAGTGGACTTCTCCCCGCTAGTATGATTATTCCATTACTTGGAATTGTGACGAAAGAAAGATGCAAAATGTCTGGGAACGTCTACTTTGAACGGTATGGGGTGGTAGTGGCTGCTACCGGTATGGCCTTGGCTTACTTCTTGTCAATCATTGCCCTAGGCATCACAAAACCTGTGCCAAAAAACACCTGCATAGTGTCAGGGCTTAGTGCATGTGCCATTCTATATACCATGAAACATTCCCTGGCGGTATCTGAAGTTATTGAGGTTTTGGAAGTGCTCCTCATCTTTGTATACCTAAGCATGATTCTTCTATACCTGCTCCCACGCTGTTTCACTCCAGGAGAGGCTCTGATCATCCTTGGGGGGCTAAGCTTTGTCCTTAACCAACTTATCAAAAAATCAATTGGCGCTTCTAGTGGCAGAGGAGAACCTGCAGATTACCTTCTATTGATGGCACTGGTTGCTTTGGTGGTCTTGGGAATAATCTTTTCtgctctttttttctttatggACTCGTCAACTTGGACATCTGCCCTGTTTTTTTACATGATGACCGCTGTTCTAGGTTTAGGTGTCTTTGTGCCGTGGCTGCAATACCTCATCAAGAGGCATCCTATCTTCTGGCTGTTTGAATTCCTGGTGCAGACCAACACACGTCTCTATCTCTTGGGGTCATGGATAGTCCTTGTTGTATTTGCCTATTCGGTGGTCCTGTATCAGAATTACAAGCGCTCCACAGAATGCAAGAAGCTTCAAGTGTCCACGACTATCCGCAAATATTTCCATTTTCTTTCTGTAGCTGCATATATTCCAGGATTGATATATGACCGACAGCTGCTGTTTGTGGCCTGCGTAGCTTCCGTGTCAGTATTTGTCCTCTTAGAATATGTGCGTTATTTCCGCATCAAACCACTTGGGCAAATCTTACGGAATTTGTTTTCACTCTTTATGGATGAGCGGGACAGTGGACCTCTGATACTGAGTCACATTTACCTTCTTTTAGGGATGTCCTTGCCATTGTGGCTTTTTCCTAAATTCTGTTCGGCTTCTATTTCTGGGCCATCTACGTTGCTCCCTTATAGTGGGGTGCTGGCAGTGGGTGTTGGGGACACTATAGCATCAATCTGTGGGAGCGCTTTTGGAGAGATTAGGTGGCCAGGTTCTAAGAAGACATTTGAAGGAACAACAATGTCTGTGTTTGCTCAAATCATTGCCGTGGCACTTATCCTGATCTGTGACAGCAGTGTAAACATGAGCACTGGCTATATTTGGATAGTTGGAACCATCGCACTGGTTTCACTTCTTGAGGCTTTTACTACACAAAATGATAACTTAATATTACCCCTCTACCTCTACATAATGCTTATGGCCTAA